The candidate division TA06 bacterium B3_TA06 sequence TCAACACGCTTGCGAGTGTGTTGAATCTAGACTTCCTCGTCAAGATAAACACGTTCACGCAATCGAATCTTGCCCAGCGGCTCGGAGTAGTGGAGTTTGATAAGAAAAGCTCCCTTGCGGAAAAATTTAGCTTGCCGACTTCTGTGAGTGTTGAACATCATAACGAAAAAGCGGATTGGATTACGTTACACCTTAAGGAGGGGTTCGATCTTGAGAATGAGGCATTCCTTGAGTTCCTGAAGGAAGCTTACGAGGCTTTCCCTTTCTGGAAAGAATAGATTCTCATTACCTCAACATTTTGGGCCGGTCTTTAGACCGGCCCCTACATCTACATCATATCTTAACAATACCTCCCTCTCCCCTATTTTACGACCAAACAAGCACGTAGCGCGAGTCTTTAGACTCGCTTTGCCGCAAGCCAGCCTGATACTTCGAAAGAGCGCTTTCCTTTTTCTTGACAATAAACCGACACCGTCTATACTGACTCGATCCAGCAAGGAGGCCAAATGCCCAGACGCAAGGTGTACCACCTTAAGTTCACCAAGAACAGGTGGGCGTTAAAGCGTCCAAAAGCCAAGCAGGCTACCCGCACGTATCCGACCAATGAGAAAGCCCTGAAACAAGCGCCGAGGATCGTCCGCAAACAGAAACCTTCTCAGTTAAAGATTCACAAAAAGAACGGTAAGTTCCAAGAAGAGCGGACTTATGGAAAAGACCCTTATCCTCCTAAAGGTTAAAATCTAATTGTCACAACATGGTAACGCGCGGCCCTTGAGGCCGCTTTTGTTCTCGGGCCGGTACCCTGACCCGTTCTATTTATCATAGGGCCGACGTTTCCGCCAGGGCGCTCGCTGCGCACCCGACAGGGACACAAGCGTCAGGTCGGCCAGCCCCCTTGACACTCCCTAAAGTCGAATTAGAGTAGTAGATGCCAAACCGAATCAGCCGCGTTACGCGCTCCAAGGAATCGGCCCGCGCCAGCTACAACCGGATGAGCCGGTTCTACGATCTTTTGGCCGGAGGAAGTGAGCGCAAGTTTATAGAGATCGGCTTTAAAAAGCTTGCGGTCAGAGAAGGCGAGAAGGTCCTTGAGATCGGGTTCGGGACAGGACATGCGCTTGTGAGATTGGCTCAGGCGGTTGGTGAGAAGGGCAAGGTCTACGGTATAGACATCTCCGATGAGATGGTCAGGCTCAGCCATGAAAGACTAAGGAAGTCAGGGCTTGCGGAAAGGGTGCATCTTAAACGCGGCGATGCCGCAAAGCTTCCCCTTGATTCAGAATCCTTCGACGCGGTATTCATGGCCTTCACCCTTGAGCTTTTTGATACACCCCAGATTCCGATAGTTCTAGCTGAATGCCAAAGGCTTCTGCGACGTGGTGGACGGATCTGTGTAGTATCAATCTCCAAGAAAGGTAAAGATGGCTTGATGATGAGGCTCTACGAATGGGCGCACAAAAGGTTTCCAGCATACGTTGACTGCCGCCCGATTTATCTCCGCGAGGCGTTTGAGGACGCTGGCTTTCAAATCCTCGATTGCGAGATAATGTCCATGTGGGGTCTGCCGGTTGAAATCCTCCTCGGAGTTAAACAATAAAGGGGATGTTGCGGGGGGTGTTACGGCGGTGTTACGGGTGTTGCGGGGGTGTTACGGGTAGATAAGTAGCCTGCGATCTTTTGTTCCGCAAGTACAAAAGGAGCAATAGGGGTCCCCGCAAAGACGCAAAGCGGATTTGTGGGGTGAAAGAGATGTTGACAAATCACATAGCCTGATTAGAATTCAATAACCTCCGGGGTACTCATTCGGAGGCGCCCGCGCTCCCGTCGAGTGAAACATCCACGTGGGGTGTTAAGTATCGGCGTTGGTGCGATTCCCTGGGGTCCCCAAACGGCTGTGCGGCAGACGTTTGGGGTGAAAAGGCCCCTGTAGCTCAGACGGACAGAGCAACGGTTTCCTAAACCGTAGGTCGTGGGTTCGAGTCCCGCCAGGGGTAGTTAAGAAAAGGAGTTTCATGGCAAAGAAATCAAAATCACCCTTCAGGGGTGGGCATAAGCACATCAAGCAGGAAGACGCCTTCACCAACGTGATCGAGAAGATCTATGAGTTTTACGTAAAAGCCCCATTTCAGGCTATAGTGACGACCATTGCGGTCATAGGCATCATCGTAGTCGGTTCTATCTTCATCTCAAGATGGGTAGGCGGAGGTCAAAAAGTGCCTCCCAAGGAAGCGGCCATTTCTCTTCTTACCGCTCAACAGCTCATCGGGAGATCCCCTGAAGCCGCCGAAGACACGCTACGCAGCCTCATCATGCGCTACCCACGCACCAAGCCCGGCAAAAAAG is a genomic window containing:
- a CDS encoding 2-heptaprenyl-1,4-naphthoquinone methyltransferase, with protein sequence MPNRISRVTRSKESARASYNRMSRFYDLLAGGSERKFIEIGFKKLAVREGEKVLEIGFGTGHALVRLAQAVGEKGKVYGIDISDEMVRLSHERLRKSGLAERVHLKRGDAAKLPLDSESFDAVFMAFTLELFDTPQIPIVLAECQRLLRRGGRICVVSISKKGKDGLMMRLYEWAHKRFPAYVDCRPIYLREAFEDAGFQILDCEIMSMWGLPVEILLGVKQ